From one Methylomonas paludis genomic stretch:
- the cysS gene encoding cysteine--tRNA ligase — MLKIYNTLTRSKQEFIPRQPGKVGMYVCGMTVYDYCHIGHARVMVVFDTIARYLRHSGYELTYVRNITDIDDKIIQRAHDNHELFTDLTARFIEAMHDDERALAVLPPDQEPRATQSIPDIIAMIASLIAKDYAYIGGNGDVFYAVNRFNTYGKLSGKNIEDLQAGERVDVDTAKRDPLDFVLWKMAKAGEPAWGSPWGSGRPGWHIECSAMSTCCLGNHFDIHGGGMDLQFPHHENEIAQSEAATGETFVNYWLHNGFVRVNEEKMSKSLGNFFTVREVLKQYRPEVIRFFILASHYRSPLNYSDEQLDDAGTALTRLYNALRGVVITEQAIDPDYLARFEQAMNDDFNTPVALSVLFDLARELNKAEDKDLLANTLKQLASLLGLLQDDPEHFLQGAAATDAISAEQIEALIEARKTAKANKDWAQADSIRDQLKAQGVLLEDVSGGNTHWRREN, encoded by the coding sequence ATGCTGAAAATCTATAATACCCTGACGCGAAGCAAGCAAGAGTTTATTCCCAGACAGCCCGGTAAAGTGGGTATGTATGTTTGTGGGATGACAGTCTACGACTATTGCCACATTGGACACGCCAGAGTTATGGTGGTGTTTGACACCATCGCCCGTTATCTGCGCCATTCCGGGTATGAGCTGACTTATGTGCGCAATATTACCGATATTGACGACAAAATTATCCAGCGTGCCCATGATAATCATGAGTTATTTACCGACCTAACCGCCCGTTTTATCGAAGCCATGCACGATGACGAGCGGGCTTTGGCAGTGCTGCCACCCGATCAGGAACCTCGCGCCACTCAATCCATTCCAGACATTATTGCCATGATAGCCAGCTTAATCGCTAAGGATTATGCTTATATTGGCGGTAACGGCGATGTGTTTTACGCCGTAAATCGTTTTAACACTTATGGCAAGCTGTCCGGCAAAAATATTGAAGATTTACAAGCCGGTGAGCGGGTTGATGTGGATACCGCCAAACGTGATCCACTGGATTTTGTATTGTGGAAAATGGCCAAAGCCGGCGAACCGGCTTGGGGTTCACCGTGGGGTTCTGGCCGCCCTGGCTGGCATATTGAATGCTCAGCCATGTCTACCTGCTGCCTGGGCAATCATTTTGATATACACGGCGGCGGCATGGATCTGCAATTTCCCCATCATGAAAACGAAATTGCTCAATCGGAAGCCGCAACCGGCGAAACTTTCGTCAATTACTGGTTGCATAACGGTTTTGTCCGGGTTAATGAAGAAAAAATGTCCAAATCTTTGGGCAATTTTTTTACCGTGCGCGAAGTGTTGAAGCAATACCGCCCGGAAGTCATCCGCTTTTTCATACTGGCCAGCCATTATCGTAGTCCGTTAAATTATTCTGATGAACAGCTTGATGATGCCGGTACCGCATTGACCAGGCTCTATAATGCCTTAAGAGGTGTCGTTATCACCGAACAGGCTATCGACCCGGATTATCTGGCACGCTTTGAGCAAGCCATGAATGATGATTTTAATACGCCGGTCGCCTTGTCAGTGTTGTTTGATCTGGCTAGAGAACTGAATAAAGCCGAAGACAAAGACTTGCTGGCCAACACGCTCAAGCAATTGGCCAGTTTACTGGGCTTGTTGCAGGATGATCCTGAGCATTTTCTACAGGGTGCGGCGGCGACAGACGCTATTAGTGCCGAACAAATAGAAGCGTTGATAGAGGCCAGAAAAACCGCAAAAGCCAATAAAGACTGGGCGCAAGCCGACAGCATACGTGATCAGCTTAAGGCTCAGGGTGTTTTACTGGAAGATGTTAGTGGTGGCAACACCCATTGGCGGCGGGAAAATTGA
- a CDS encoding peptidylprolyl isomerase, producing MSNTHTKVKFTTSLGAFVIQLEDEKAPLSSANFLTYVKQGFYNGTIFHRVIPGFMAQGGGFDTSFSQKTTNAQIKNEADNGLKNKRGTLAMARTSDPHSATAQFFINYKDNSFLDYSSPTPSGWGYAVFGEVVEGLDVVDSFAKQATGNRGGHQDVPKTDIVIEKAEVVE from the coding sequence ATGTCCAACACTCACACTAAAGTAAAATTCACCACGTCTTTGGGCGCGTTCGTTATTCAGCTGGAAGACGAAAAAGCCCCACTGAGCAGTGCCAACTTCCTGACTTATGTTAAGCAGGGCTTTTATAATGGCACCATTTTTCATCGGGTGATACCTGGCTTTATGGCGCAAGGCGGTGGCTTTGATACTTCATTCAGCCAAAAAACCACCAACGCTCAAATCAAAAATGAAGCAGACAATGGCCTGAAAAACAAACGCGGCACCTTGGCTATGGCTCGGACCAGCGATCCACATTCAGCAACTGCTCAATTTTTTATCAACTATAAAGATAACAGCTTTTTGGATTACAGCAGCCCTACTCCCAGCGGCTGGGGTTATGCGGTATTTGGTGAAGTGGTAGAAGGCCTGGATGTGGTAGACAGCTTTGCCAAACAAGCCACCGGCAATCGCGGCGGTCATCAAGACGTACCTAAAACCGATATCGTCATTGAAAAAGCTGAAGTAGTGGAATAA
- a CDS encoding UDP-2,3-diacylglucosamine diphosphatase: protein MTVKTGSLFISDLHLSFEKPEITRRFLNFLQQRAASAQALYILGDLFDTWIGDDDNTPPNKTIKQALRQLTAGGTQVYLLQGNRDFLLGADFADATGIHLLTEYSVIELEDQPVLLTHGDLLCSDDLAYQIFRRKSHSPEWQQNVLSKPLWLRLLAARWYRLRSFWHKRHKSQNIMDVNQQTVVSVMQQYGCYTLVHGHTHRPARHEFNIGTVPALRLVLAEWKKDGAAALFWQNGVWQVETV from the coding sequence ATGACCGTAAAAACCGGCAGTCTGTTCATTTCCGACTTACATCTATCCTTTGAAAAACCCGAAATTACCCGGCGGTTTTTAAATTTTTTACAGCAGCGCGCGGCATCTGCCCAGGCTTTGTATATTTTGGGGGATTTATTTGATACCTGGATAGGTGACGATGACAATACCCCACCCAATAAAACCATCAAACAGGCTTTAAGACAATTAACAGCCGGCGGCACTCAGGTTTACTTATTACAAGGCAACCGGGATTTTTTGCTGGGAGCAGACTTTGCCGATGCAACCGGCATCCATTTGCTGACTGAGTACAGCGTCATCGAACTGGAAGATCAACCAGTCTTGCTGACTCATGGCGATTTGCTGTGCAGCGACGATCTGGCCTATCAAATCTTCCGCCGCAAATCCCATAGCCCGGAATGGCAGCAAAATGTATTGAGCAAACCGCTTTGGCTACGCCTGTTAGCCGCCCGTTGGTACCGGTTACGCAGTTTTTGGCACAAGCGCCATAAAAGCCAGAACATAATGGATGTTAACCAGCAAACCGTAGTGAGCGTCATGCAACAATACGGTTGTTACACACTGGTACACGGCCATACCCATCGCCCGGCCCGCCACGAGTTTAATATCGGCACTGTACCCGCATTACGACTGGTGCTGGCTGAATGGAAAAAAGACGGTGCAGCTGCTTTGTTCTGGCAAAACGGAGTCTGGCAGGTTGAAACTGTTTAA
- a CDS encoding FUSC family protein — protein sequence MNLRDTQTVAVPNQSRLWFGTGLIQFLQTELSDFPERRVAALRLFIVTLTISLVSQALHIPPLGAISVLICLSYDAYANAGQSLAFGIRQLGYIIVTALVSVFALMFAGNDPWLLLPLSLIIIALALFHARLIAWPTGIALWYSVSVLYSPSTPDANIYHALWNIPILGVLAIGIWTVVHLTIKPQDPLKQLQANIAGQLAAVAYIFSMRLADSGMSSHEQVSPKPVSAGNFGKILGLLENAELIHPSLYKQHDTYLALLLEIDGLRQFAIWLDQVLTAEYRTQAMTTEKLNVYLALQSACAILCQGLAESREVSEQINALLTDDVLHRYSLQTNPTLLAAMWRALQRISELMHQLHQPLVRPADNSLDEEADSNVAESWFPAWFGYEYWAMHADSLQYGIKFSLGAILCMLVVESLDWPDINTAIPTCLVAAQTSLGADYRLSILRLSGAILGALCAYFYVLVFQSQLDTIIGFALATAPIWALAAWISAGSERIAYMGRQIGFSFALFVLHDFGAVTDLYLPRDRVIGILLGLIVMGVLDYALWPRRSITLARHHCVSALQTLAQFTIRLPDLSHLLKHTLPLRLSAEKDLAAAQDLVIHALLEPDARLADKAKDRTALRAVIKDAGNLSGLLQIRRRYRLLSGQQFSSFPEELQQHSRAFDTALATALENTALVLQGEPQKPWTQIADVHALLKQSYIEHHRIDSLPADLAMEWQLRFMLDQQIMELIEQIQERALDSVSSRLETSPTMVV from the coding sequence ATGAATCTCCGCGACACACAAACGGTTGCAGTCCCAAACCAAAGCAGGCTTTGGTTTGGGACTGGGCTGATACAATTTCTGCAGACTGAGCTTAGCGATTTTCCAGAACGGCGCGTTGCTGCATTGCGTTTGTTTATCGTAACCCTAACTATTAGCCTGGTTAGTCAGGCGCTGCATATTCCGCCATTGGGCGCAATTTCAGTGCTTATCTGTCTGAGTTACGATGCCTATGCAAATGCCGGTCAATCCTTGGCATTTGGTATACGCCAACTGGGATATATTATCGTCACTGCTTTGGTGTCAGTATTTGCGCTGATGTTTGCCGGTAACGATCCCTGGTTGTTGCTCCCCTTATCGCTGATAATTATTGCCCTCGCGCTGTTTCACGCCCGATTGATCGCCTGGCCTACCGGTATTGCCCTATGGTATTCCGTGTCTGTACTTTATAGTCCAAGTACTCCAGATGCAAACATCTACCACGCCTTGTGGAATATCCCGATTCTTGGTGTATTGGCTATCGGTATCTGGACAGTGGTACATCTGACTATCAAACCGCAAGATCCGCTTAAACAGTTGCAGGCAAATATTGCCGGGCAGCTGGCGGCTGTAGCTTACATTTTTAGTATGCGCTTAGCTGATAGTGGTATGTCCAGTCATGAGCAGGTGAGCCCGAAACCTGTCAGTGCAGGTAACTTTGGCAAGATACTGGGTTTGCTGGAAAATGCAGAACTGATACACCCCTCTTTGTACAAACAGCATGATACTTATTTGGCCTTATTACTGGAAATTGATGGTTTGCGCCAGTTTGCCATTTGGTTGGATCAGGTCTTAACAGCAGAGTACCGCACTCAAGCAATGACCACAGAAAAATTAAATGTTTACCTGGCCTTGCAAAGTGCTTGCGCAATATTATGCCAAGGTTTGGCGGAATCGCGCGAGGTTTCTGAGCAAATCAACGCGTTGCTGACCGATGACGTGTTACACCGCTATTCCTTGCAAACAAATCCCACGCTGTTAGCAGCCATGTGGCGAGCGTTGCAACGTATTTCCGAATTGATGCATCAACTGCATCAGCCGCTGGTTAGGCCGGCAGATAACAGTCTAGATGAGGAGGCCGACAGTAATGTGGCTGAAAGCTGGTTTCCAGCCTGGTTTGGCTATGAATATTGGGCAATGCATGCCGATAGCCTGCAATACGGGATTAAATTTTCTCTGGGAGCCATACTCTGCATGTTGGTCGTGGAAAGTCTGGATTGGCCGGATATCAATACCGCCATCCCCACCTGTTTGGTTGCAGCACAAACCAGTCTTGGTGCCGACTATCGACTATCCATATTGCGTTTGTCGGGAGCGATCCTGGGTGCGCTGTGCGCTTATTTTTATGTGCTGGTGTTCCAGTCTCAGTTGGATACTATCATCGGATTTGCTTTAGCAACGGCACCGATCTGGGCTTTGGCCGCCTGGATTTCAGCAGGCAGCGAACGTATCGCCTATATGGGCAGGCAAATCGGCTTTTCGTTCGCATTATTTGTCTTGCATGATTTTGGCGCAGTCACCGATCTATATTTACCGCGAGACCGGGTTATCGGTATTTTACTTGGCCTTATCGTGATGGGCGTGCTTGACTATGCGCTATGGCCGCGGCGTTCGATTACGCTTGCCAGACACCATTGTGTTTCGGCGCTGCAGACTCTTGCCCAGTTCACCATCAGGCTGCCTGATCTTAGTCATCTGCTTAAACACACCTTGCCGTTACGCTTGTCGGCAGAAAAGGACTTGGCTGCCGCACAAGATCTGGTTATTCACGCACTATTGGAACCGGATGCACGCTTGGCCGACAAAGCCAAAGACAGAACGGCACTGCGGGCGGTTATCAAGGATGCCGGCAATTTGTCCGGTTTGTTGCAAATTAGGCGGCGCTACCGATTATTAAGCGGTCAGCAATTCAGCAGTTTTCCAGAAGAACTGCAACAGCATAGCCGTGCTTTCGATACGGCATTGGCAACAGCTTTGGAAAATACGGCCTTAGTGCTGCAAGGCGAACCACAAAAGCCTTGGACTCAGATTGCCGATGTCCACGCGCTGCTGAAACAAAGTTACATCGAACATCATCGCATCGACAGCTTACCCGCAGATTTGGCAATGGAGTGGCAATTGCGATTTATGCTGGATCAACAAATCATGGAGTTGATAGAGCAGATTCAGGAAAGAGCATTGGATTCTGTTTCATCTCGCCTGGAAACCAGTCCAACGATGGTTGTGTAG
- a CDS encoding biotin/lipoyl-binding protein, giving the protein MENSQIDNQANKLKHRILLGRGIGILIVLGALVSGILVWHINYQNPRTNDAMVRANIVGIAPEVSGRIVALHVEDNQYVKQGDLLYEIDPRPYQARLDKARAELQLVEKEVDSRRASSGAAELAIERLDHQRAAASAEVSRIEAEDEYLHSYLERLEPLAEKQFVSQDQLKQAQSRYAASRAALADAQAKALSARSAIAEAKSESSRAVSLIAQVGKVNARIEAAKAVVTAAELDVEYCVVRAPFNAYVTNLNIREGEYAKAGMQLFALVDDRHWYAIANFKETYLNSIHPGQEAEVFLVAYPGNRYRGVVTGIGWANSPDNIKQQGVLPEVQRTLNWVILASRFPVRIEIHERDAEHPLRMGMTAFVTVLDRPGQLSEGVPATDKGAGNPQVRQ; this is encoded by the coding sequence ATGGAAAACAGTCAAATTGATAATCAGGCCAATAAGCTCAAACACCGCATATTGCTGGGTCGTGGCATTGGTATTTTGATTGTGTTGGGTGCTTTGGTCAGCGGTATTCTGGTTTGGCATATAAACTATCAAAACCCTAGAACCAATGATGCAATGGTTCGAGCGAACATTGTCGGTATCGCTCCAGAAGTGAGTGGTCGTATCGTGGCATTACACGTTGAAGACAACCAGTACGTCAAGCAGGGTGACCTGTTGTATGAAATCGACCCGCGCCCCTACCAGGCCAGACTCGATAAGGCCAGAGCAGAATTACAGTTGGTGGAAAAAGAGGTGGATTCCCGGCGCGCCTCCAGTGGTGCTGCTGAGCTTGCCATCGAAAGACTGGATCACCAACGCGCCGCCGCCAGTGCTGAAGTCAGCCGGATAGAGGCAGAAGATGAGTATTTACATAGCTATCTGGAACGCCTTGAGCCATTGGCAGAAAAGCAATTCGTAAGCCAAGATCAGCTCAAGCAGGCTCAATCCCGCTATGCTGCCTCACGCGCTGCGCTGGCAGACGCTCAAGCCAAGGCGCTTTCGGCCCGCAGCGCAATAGCGGAAGCCAAAAGTGAGAGTAGCCGCGCGGTGTCACTGATTGCCCAGGTCGGTAAGGTCAATGCCCGCATTGAAGCGGCCAAAGCAGTTGTTACCGCCGCCGAGCTCGATGTGGAATATTGTGTGGTACGCGCTCCGTTCAATGCCTATGTCACTAATCTGAATATACGCGAAGGCGAATACGCCAAGGCCGGAATGCAGTTGTTCGCTTTGGTTGATGACCGTCATTGGTATGCCATCGCCAACTTCAAAGAAACCTATCTGAATTCTATTCATCCAGGACAGGAAGCCGAAGTATTTCTGGTTGCTTATCCAGGTAATCGCTATCGAGGGGTGGTGACCGGTATCGGTTGGGCCAACTCGCCGGATAATATTAAGCAACAGGGGGTGTTGCCGGAGGTTCAGCGTACTTTGAACTGGGTGATTCTGGCGTCCCGTTTTCCGGTACGCATTGAGATACACGAACGAGATGCTGAACACCCGTTACGGATGGGGATGACTGCTTTTGTGACCGTTCTGGATCGCCCAGGCCAACTTTCGGAAGGGGTACCAGCGACTGACAAGGGAGCCGGCAACCCCCAGGTTCGGCAATGA
- a CDS encoding YtcA family lipoprotein codes for MFLLKLLKFSISDNAQIRLYRPGLQKAGIGVYLTVFLTACDPILSLEGSFWPAWIICILAGLLASLVLMWQLVRYRLTPYLGPPLLIVPSLWALCTFVIWLLFYSI; via the coding sequence ATGTTTTTACTAAAATTATTGAAGTTTAGTATCTCTGATAATGCTCAGATTAGGCTATACCGGCCCGGATTACAGAAAGCAGGTATTGGGGTTTATTTGACTGTTTTCTTGACTGCTTGTGACCCGATATTGAGTCTTGAAGGGTCTTTCTGGCCGGCCTGGATTATCTGTATTCTGGCCGGGCTCTTGGCAAGTCTGGTGCTGATGTGGCAATTGGTGAGATACAGGCTAACACCGTATCTGGGGCCGCCATTGTTGATTGTGCCTAGTCTCTGGGCCTTATGCACTTTTGTCATTTGGTTGTTATTTTACTCGATTTAA
- a CDS encoding TolC family protein, producing MALTACSSPSPAQHDLANPALPVNHSSSGDVNGNATQKSALSSRLPDQNQIDPKLIYDLPALVDLALHTNPETRASWEEAQAAAARLERNRSAWYPTLSAMAFGQQFKTSFPIPGGALVSHGYSSTGSLDLAWTLFDFGRREATVDAGTQRLHAANFSFNRKHQEIAYRVASSFFAYQAVLSKVTAAQQTLEAAKAGTVSVQAKLSKGLATRPDLLLAIQEQAKASYDLQDARSSVIQAQADLTANLGVSPTYALQLIDLSNVPLPAGLVESVEKIVDQALEQRPDLMARLAELRAREAEVQKARAEFWPKLSLRGMIGNQYWGNIHTNSLSNDIYSVSNVVDTVMLNVEWTLFDGFERSNAVHEAEAKQEVSRAQLDSFRLEIIRDIWKAYADTKTALEKREFALALLKAAEESYAATQESYTHGFSTVIELLSAQKDLAHARFTEIDSRATLLRSAATLVYVAGEHNRGDFNSDSGAFGRNPQ from the coding sequence ATGGCATTAACAGCTTGCTCATCGCCAAGCCCGGCACAACATGACCTAGCCAATCCGGCGCTTCCGGTAAATCATAGTAGTTCTGGAGATGTGAACGGTAACGCCACGCAAAAATCGGCACTTTCAAGTCGCTTGCCCGACCAAAATCAAATTGATCCTAAGCTAATCTACGACCTGCCGGCACTGGTTGACCTTGCCTTGCATACTAATCCGGAAACCAGAGCTAGTTGGGAAGAAGCACAAGCCGCTGCCGCCCGTCTGGAAAGAAATCGCAGCGCTTGGTATCCAACTTTATCGGCGATGGCATTTGGCCAACAATTCAAAACCAGCTTTCCTATCCCTGGCGGCGCATTGGTCAGTCATGGTTATTCATCTACCGGCAGCTTGGATTTGGCCTGGACACTATTCGATTTCGGACGCCGGGAAGCCACGGTCGATGCTGGCACACAGCGCTTGCATGCCGCCAATTTTTCCTTTAATCGTAAACATCAGGAAATTGCCTATCGCGTTGCCAGCAGTTTTTTTGCCTATCAGGCCGTGCTGTCAAAAGTAACGGCAGCGCAACAGACACTGGAAGCAGCCAAGGCAGGCACTGTTTCAGTTCAGGCAAAACTCAGCAAAGGACTGGCGACTCGTCCCGACTTGTTGCTGGCGATTCAGGAACAGGCAAAAGCCAGTTATGACCTCCAGGATGCTCGCAGCTCGGTAATTCAAGCGCAAGCCGATTTGACCGCCAACCTTGGCGTTTCGCCTACTTACGCCTTGCAATTGATCGATTTGAGTAATGTACCGCTGCCGGCAGGACTGGTAGAGTCGGTTGAAAAAATTGTCGATCAGGCTTTGGAGCAACGCCCCGATCTGATGGCACGCCTTGCCGAATTGCGTGCCCGTGAAGCCGAAGTGCAGAAAGCCAGAGCGGAATTCTGGCCCAAGCTTTCTCTGCGCGGCATGATAGGCAATCAATACTGGGGAAATATTCACACCAATTCACTGAGTAATGATATTTATTCGGTAAGCAATGTTGTTGATACGGTAATGCTGAATGTGGAATGGACTTTGTTCGATGGCTTTGAACGCAGTAATGCGGTGCATGAAGCGGAAGCTAAACAAGAGGTTTCTAGAGCTCAGCTGGATAGCTTCCGCCTGGAAATTATTCGTGATATCTGGAAAGCCTATGCCGACACCAAAACCGCGCTGGAAAAACGCGAATTTGCCCTGGCCTTGTTGAAAGCGGCAGAGGAGTCTTATGCCGCCACTCAGGAATCTTATACCCACGGTTTTTCCACCGTCATAGAGTTGCTATCCGCGCAAAAGGATTTGGCGCACGCCCGATTTACCGAGATAGACAGCCGCGCTACTTTACTACGCTCAGCGGCAACCCTGGTTTATGTAGCGGGAGAACATAACCGGGGGGATTTCAATTCAGATAGTGGGGCGTTTGGCCGCAATCCCCAATGA